CGACACGGTGATGACCAACCTCATCGGCGACGAGGTCGAAAGCTGGCCGCAGCTTTTGGCCGACCCCGATGTGAAGCTCCATCTCTACGGCAAGGCGGAAGCGCGGCCGGGGCGCAAGATGGGGCACTGGAACAGACTCTCACCGAAGAGTTGACCCAAACAAAAACCCCGCCGATCGCTCGGCGGGGTTCAGTCTTTTCGGAGGAACGATCAGCCGGCGATCACATCGCCTTTTCGATCACCGCATGGGTCCACGCACCTTCCGGCTTGTTGGTGATGACCGGATCGGAACCGCCCGACATCAGGGTTTCCACGGTCCGCTCGGCAGCGGCATCATCCAGCCAGCCGGTGCCCTTCGGGTTGGCGCCGACCAGCTTGGCGATTTCTTCCATCATGGTCTTCTGATGCGCTTCGGTCTGGGCACCGGTCTCGTCATTGTCGAGCACGATCTTCACCGCCTCGTCCTGGTTGGCGACGGCATATTCCCAGCCCTTCATCGAAGCCTTCAGGAACCGCGCCAGCTTGTCGACCATGGCGGGGTCGGCAAGGCTCTTGTCGAGCGTGTAGAGACCGTCTTCCAGGGTTGCCACACCTTCATCTTCATATTTGAAGGTGATGAGTTCGTCCGGCTTCACGCCGGCCTCGATCACCTGCCAGTATTCGTTATAGGTCATGGTCGAGATGCAGGCCGCCTGCTTCTGCAGCAGCGGGTCCACGTTGAAACCCTGCTTCAGCACATTGACGCCGGCCTCGGATCCATCGGTCTTGTAGCCGAGCTTGTTCATCCAGTTGAGGAACGGATACTCATTGCCGCCGAACCAGACGCCCAGCGTCTTGCCGGGGAAATCCTTCGGCGTCGTAACGCCGGAATCCTTGCGGCAGGTCAGCATCATGCCGGACTTCTGGAACACCTGGGCGATGTTGACCAGCGGCACGCCCTTCTCGCGCGTCGCCAGTGCCGAGGGCATCCAGTCGACCACCACATCGGCACCGCCGCCGGCGATCACCTGGGAGGGGTTGATGTCCGGGCCACCGGCCTTGATGGTGACGTCGAGGCCTTCTTCCTTGTAGAAGCCCTTCTCGGCCGCCACGTAG
This Rhodospirillaceae bacterium DNA region includes the following protein-coding sequences:
- a CDS encoding ABC transporter substrate-binding protein, producing MVLKSLFGSAILAGLIAGGAATASAEDALTLQLKWVTQAQFAGYYVAAEKGFYKEEGLDVTIKAGGPDINPSQVIAGGGADVVVDWMPSALATREKGVPLVNIAQVFQKSGMMLTCRKDSGVTTPKDFPGKTLGVWFGGNEYPFLNWMNKLGYKTDGSEAGVNVLKQGFNVDPLLQKQAACISTMTYNEYWQVIEAGVKPDELITFKYEDEGVATLEDGLYTLDKSLADPAMVDKLARFLKASMKGWEYAVANQDEAVKIVLDNDETGAQTEAHQKTMMEEIAKLVGANPKGTGWLDDAAAERTVETLMSGGSDPVITNKPEGAWTHAVIEKAM